The Oncorhynchus nerka isolate Pitt River linkage group LG12, Oner_Uvic_2.0, whole genome shotgun sequence genome includes a region encoding these proteins:
- the LOC115122904 gene encoding small ribosomal subunit protein eS4-like, with protein sequence MARGPKKHLKRVAAPKHWMLDKLTGVFAPRPSTGPHKLRECLPLIIFLRNRLKYALTGDEVKKICMQRFIKIDGKVRTDITYPAGFMDVISIEKTGEHFRLIYDVKGRFTVHRITAEEAQYKLCKVKKNLMGTKGVPALVTHDARTIRYPDPLIKVNDTVRIDLATGKITEHIKFDTGNLCMVTGGANLGRIGIITNRERHPGSFDVVHVKDSAGNIFATRLGNIFIIGKGNKPWVSLPRGKGIRLTIAEERDKRIAAKAGSS encoded by the exons ATG GCACGAGGACCGAAGAAGCACCTGAAGCGCGTTGCAGCGCCCAAGCATTGGATGCTTGACAAGCTCACCGGAGTGTTC GCTCCTCGTCCCTCCACTGGTCCCCACAAGCTGAGGGAGTGCCTGCCCCTCATAATCTTCCTCAGGAACCGTCTGAAGTACGCCCTGACCGGAGATGAGGTCAAGAAGATCTGCATGCAAAGGTTCATCAAGATCGACGGCAAAGTCCGCACTGATATCACCTACCCAGCTGGCTTCATGG ATGTGATCAGTATTGAGAAGACTGGAGAGCACTTCCGTCTGATCTACGATGTGAAGGGACGTTTTACTGTTCACCGCATCACTGCTGAGGAGGCCCAG TACAAGCTGTGTAAGGTGAAGAAGAACCTGATGGGTACCAAGGGAGTCCCCGCACTGGTGACCCATGACGCCCGCACCATCCGCTACCCAGACCCCCTCATCAAGGTCAACGACACAGTCCGCATCGACCTCGCCACCGGCAAGATCACAGAACACATCAAGTTCGACACAG GTAACCTGTGCATGGTGACTGGCGGTGCCAATTTGGGGCGGATTGGTATCATCACTAACCGGGAAAGGCACCCTGGCTCGTTTGACGTGGTTCACGTCAAAGACAGCGCTGGAAACATCTTCGCCACCAGGCTGGGAAACATCTTCATCATTGGCAAG GGCAACAAGCCGTGGGTGTCCCTGCCTCGTGGAAAGGGTATCCGCCTCACAATCGCTGAGGAGCGGGACAAGAGAATCGCTGCCAAGGCCGGCAGCAGCTAA